The Euphorbia lathyris chromosome 2, ddEupLath1.1, whole genome shotgun sequence genome includes a window with the following:
- the LOC136220393 gene encoding polygalacturonase-like — MAYTLAMYAIIFLCLTTTLAMAATDEYYSIVTYGAKADGKTDSSKAFVAAWEIACGSAKPATIYVPNGKFYVSKVAFLGPCNNNAIQLRIDGTLVASSDYSSSLENWLIFEHVNGVTVSGGILDAQGTGLWNCKASGKTCPAGATSLEFTNSNNITISNLASVNSQKFHIVINECNNVKIQGVKISAAGNSPNTDGIHVAGSNSVTILSSKIGTGDDCISIGPATSNMWVQNVACGPGHGISIGSLGKVLEEDGVQNVTVTTSTFTGTQNGVRIKTWGRQSNSFVKNILFQHVVMVNVENPIIIDQNYCPDNNNCPGQESGVKISDVKYQDIHGSSATEVAVKLDCSKKYPCSGINLQDIKFTYKNQSAEASCNNAGGTASGYLQPASCL; from the exons ATGGCATATACATTAGCAATGTATGCAATTATTTTCCTTTGCCTTACAACAACATTAGCAATGGCAGCTACAGATGAATACTACAGCATTGTGACATACGGAGCAAAAGCTGATGGTAAAACAGATTCAAGCAAGGCCTTTGTTGCTGCTTGGGAAATAGCTTGTGGGTCTGCAAAACCAGCAACTATTTATGTACCAAATGGGAAATTTTATGTGAGTAAAGTAGCATTCCTTGGTCCTTGTAACAACAATGCTATTCAGTTACGTATAGATGGCACACTTGTTGCTTCTTCTGATTATAGTAGCAGCCTTGAGAATTGGCTAATCTTTGAACATGTTAATGGTGTTACTGTTTCTGGTGGCATTCTTGATGCCCAAGGCACTGGATTGTGGAATTGCAAGGCCTCCGGCAAGACTTGCCCCGCCGGTGCTACG TCACTTGAATTCACCAATTCAAACAACATTACAATCAGCAACTTAGCATCAGTAAATAGCCAGAAGTTTCACATCGTCATAAACGAATGCAACAATGTAAAAATACAAGGAGTCAAAATCTCAGCGGCCGGAAACAGCCCCAATACAGACGGAATTCATGTTGCAGGATCAAATAGTGTCACTATTCTGAGTTCTAAGATAGGGACAGGTGATGACTGTATATCAATCGGTCCAGCTACCTCTAATATGTGGGTTCAAAATGTTGCTTGTGGACCTGGCCACGGAATCag CATAGGAAGTTTAGGCAAGGTTCTTGAAGAAGATGGGGTGCAAAATGTGACAGTGACAACCAGTACATTCACAGGTACACAAAATGGAGTGAGAATCAAAACATGGGGAAGACAaagtaacagttttgtaaagaacattctTTTCCAACATGTTGTAATGGTAAATGTTGAGAATCCCATTATAATTGACCAAAATTACTGCCCTGATAACAACAATTGCCCTGGTCAG GAATCTGGAGTTAAAATTAGCGATGTGAAATACCAAGATATTCATGGATCATCGGCGACGGAAGTAGCAGTGAAATTAGATTGTAGTAAGAAGTATCCGTGTTCTGGGATAAACTTACAGGATATAAAATTCACATACAAAAATCAATCTGCAGAAGCGTCATGTAATAATGCTGGTGGAACTGCTTCTGGCTATCTTCAGCCCGCAAGCTGTTTgtaa